In one window of Bombus fervidus isolate BK054 chromosome 4, iyBomFerv1, whole genome shotgun sequence DNA:
- the Pps gene encoding protein partner of snf isoform X3: MSSSYIIEPQESGSGKKDDTLIIIVNDDGTISVDQETLQTLIMNQSNANVSVVRVGQAETDTENGDITLTVDPPMFTSAAINSGGTSTDATSLVDPFMEMDPEQLERLETALQSEEAKQILGENVTAMLDMLTVEEQQNSIRYSVKLDHCYTSRLSPSDPKPRDPLPVIDSPTSDDSLQYAHQHSPAPGTSKTSSPVREAENTVVIKPKATTKTGKPVGRPRKNIPPTTVPTCNSNTRSSASITSTPKSVGHPVSRNLLQQGIGKHQGRSNDEDEDELNSSTESSDSEPPSDNDSDFGPRGPRRGGIRARGGRKGLTTRGGSMVATRRRGPNKQMDMEQVRRLDMEMAAAVNAMKSPEKDEKSGGFGFAKGKRQLKTVIGRKKEESQRNESSSIINQDVSVNFEKPLQTTNQVKANLINANMVKGDMILTKPGQGRANQKVTFVQKQVLMKSNDLKNIDVKKQVILPKGKFFNQTGTKFFATKDGKLVQIPVTTKAMTSNLSITQMKGVIPQVSPTQQPAMVQTQISNVQQQQSQQLAKVTTPAVISKIKSCDPKKEKRKPDGLESVTKIEIDTNKTTDIKVFDGMKKHAKKENRKSPAYMVDTLGPALFSTPDIIRRVGTNGDSKVQENVVTPSVAVVSSGNSLMQVTHSPSSSSTSTSPITSNRSGIISMSSDRTTHSETSISTEKRQSHDCLVENHEAESKPGVKSNVSNVSEEPALDSGKSGAIEGEEHLLATLEMEASKHEEELLAEALLLQEELGVDLAEHAALVEQGGSVASESITSNNMLIPSLITSEQEGAKSLDASATIIVTTTMTSTATVATVATTSANTNELKETGKKFVKEDKEPIQIIRGGRVITLPPIEAPATRSKRLQNKSTESVQKSFEPAKRMEKHGVQTMQQRASSQSIKHEIRANIDQGEKNECAIRAEEENIEEEAEEEEDEEEEDTKEKERKQVGDEDEEEEEEEEEEDNSDSEDDPDRLWCICKRPHNNRFMICCDVCEDWFHGKCVHVSKAMGQQMEEKGIEWVCPNCAKKKDDETKAKLSTQNASGKQRIQSDTVFENTKNLPMVNQSSTTGETSPLIQSGCDYGGVQYSSNMQCVVCKKEARNSSIYCSDACILAHAQETLTKDKPIPGPTISPKGTRSSPFDPASKSKPDARVIVFERKSGRILTGSDAPTRSNLRTWLKEHPTFEVVGTNNLGALQIGKTITTIQTQIPGKTTKSALLSPAKGQNLPKMTYAKVPGSKQMILTAGNKKFTLISGGQQQQLQLQQQQLQQQQQQQQQQQQQQQQTQPTSTKSIQMKQTLLSASNKSPLLLKTTKLITQPQIKQLGVAVSPKQTPNAKKQEAKQAVVQSKQQQIKPSPPRKPETEPIRLNIRKTLTELLSSRIKETEDLKLTDEEIADLAYNIELELYKYFKDTGAKYKAKYRSLVFNIKDTKNLTLFRKIADRSLTPDAVVRLSPDEMASQELAEWREKETKHQLEMIKKNELDLMAQAKSIVVKTHKGEQIIENDGGIDHVDPKTPVQDIVTALNSADSISSTVDDMEKDLEKAIDEERLKSKEDAKKLRNLDDKKRKEKDKDRGREKERDKEKERGKEKESNRSKGASDRRGRSISRSRHKHGRDDRERSKTREKSRERRSRDKEGKREREKDRDKEKERDRERDRERSRTRDREKLKVREKSSRDKAKQKEKDREKEKERERHRSNENILRSRNSNFAYSELKNVDKREDEKKREMEKKEELSGLTGTSAGKSIEDRLWRHIEDEATTNIIDGNDSDVSDREPSSTVNIKTPDINEEVDREREQESSSTVEGETPKAGGWQTVWRGFVNMVDVAKFFITAQEVSGHAKDLMDDLPDTVDVVGRISHETVWDYISKMKKTGSKEILVIRLTAANDEEKIPYITLYSYLNSRSRLGVVGNVSKNIKDFYIMPFSSQSTIPQVLLPLNGPGFEEHRPHLLLGIIVRNKRKRPAGISSTNIPMKLSKKDTDRSYTPPLIGASKDKSSNVSNATIIASTSVTSTATPTIPISSPSLATATSTYHKTPATTVSTTESTKEKQHPVTQTTLDNLNRAHIGMSRSTLLDTATICKIVPELSSKIDLTSSPGKVPLEDDGDEPYSPGQMDEEDIDLDLRNCPTSTSVTTVAPISGSLGIHDVTTLDNGIISSSKNSTELQRKMEELNRQIEEQKQQIQNISSSFLGESTPTLPGLGLDPPPNDECEEAYSPSDTRSFTPPPPTGISKFTQPILEKVSNITIPPNLQEILANVKRQESSKVDPYLPSKPSATFLTTANSSIYQNSEKYSSSPGVKLTISGLNKSNSEKPIVESSSNHRESISKEKESKGTLSSLSDLDLIRKAEEELAAVAAASATVVPGNRVTENSVPSSLSGTTTALPSIMGTTASPSLISQASANLSSLTSTDSPTHEGIPYKNPFPEPFKRNIAPEQPKPPGLEDEDFPPFPSTPPNLENNVSKTTSSHSKFVPKSGIVLSVKRKVNDDVPPTSPSTSSKIIRVKSRWGQGPSESID; the protein is encoded by the exons ATGTCTAGCTCGTACATTATCGAGCCACAAGAGAGCGGATCAGGAAAGAAGGATGATACGTTAATTATCATTGTCAATGATGATGGTACTATATCCGTCGACCAAGAAACTTTGCAGACTTTAATTA TGAATCAATCTAATGCAAATGTCAGCGTTGTTAGAGTAGGACAAGCAGAGACAGACACAGAAAATGGAGATATTACATTAACTGTAGATCCTCCAATGTTTACATCTGCTGCAATTAATTCTGGTGGTACATCTACTGATGCAACCAGTTTAGTCGATCCTTTTATGGAAATGGATCCAGAACAGTTGGAACGATTAGAGACAGCTTTACAAAGTGAAGAGGCAAAACAAATTCTTGGAGAAAATGTCACAGCTATGCttg ATATGTTAACAGTAGAGGAACAACAAAACTCTATAAGGTATAGTGTTAAGTTGGATCACTGCTACACAAGTAGATTATCACCTTCCGATCCAAAACCGAGGGATCCATTGCCTGTTATCGATTCACCTACTTCCGACGATAGTTTACAATATGCGCATCAACATTCACCTGCTCCTGGAACATCCAAAACATCGTCGCCTGTCCGCGAAGCTGAGAATACTGTCGTGATCAAGCCAAAGGCTACAACCAAAACT GGCAAACCAGTTGGTCGACCGCGAAAAAATATCCCTCCGACAACTGTTCCTACCTGTAATAGTAACACGAGATCATCGGCCAGTATAACAAGTACGCCTAAATCCGTCGGACATCCAGTTTCAAGGAATTTATTGCAGCAGGGTATTGGAAAAC ATCAAGGAAGATCTAATGACGAGGATGAGGACGAATTAAATTCGTCCACTGAATCATCCGATTCAGAACCACCATCTGATAATGATTCAGATTTTGGTCCACGAGGTCCAAGAAGGGGTGGTATAAGAGCTAGAGGTGGTAGAAAAGGGCTTACTACCAGAGGAGGAAGTATGGTAGCTACTCGTAGAAGAGGGCCCAACAAACAAATGGATATGGAACAAGTTCGTCGATTAGATATGGAAATGGCTGCTGCTGTAAATGCCATGAAGAGTCCagagaaagatgaaaaatcgG GAGGATTTGGTTTCGCTAAAGGCAAGAGACAGCTTAAAACCGTTATTGGTCGGAAGAAAGAGGAATCGCAACGCAACGAATCGTCTTCGATAATAAATCAAGATGTGTcggttaattttgaaaaaccGCTGCAGACGACGAACCAAGTTAAAGCGAATTTGATCAATGCTAATATGGTTAAGGGCGACATGATTCTTACAAAACCAGGACAGGGAAGAGCTAATCAAAAAGTTACTTTTGTACAAAAGCAAGTGCTTATGAAGTCGAATGACCTTAAAAATATCGACGTAAAGAAGCAGGTGATTCTTCCTAAagggaaattttttaatcaaaccGGAACCAAATTTTTCGCGACCAAAGATGGCAAACTGGTCCAAATACCTGTAACTACTAAAGCTATGACGTCAAACTTATCGATAACGCAAATGAAAGGAGTGATACCACAAGTGTCGCCAACACAACAGCCTGCCATGGTACAAACTCAGATTTCAAATGTGCAACAGCAGCAATCCCAACAGTTGGCTAAAGTGACAACGCCTGctgttatttcaaaaattaaatcttgcgatccgaagaaagagaaacgaaaaccTGACGGTCTTGAAAGTGTTACGAAAATAGAAATCGATACCAATAAAACAACAGACATCAAAGTTTTTGATG GTATGAAAAAACATGCAAAGAAAGAGAATCGTAAATCGCCAGCATACATGGTGGATACTTTAGGTCCTGCTCTTTTTTCAACCCCAGATATTATTCGTCGTGTTGGTACGAATGGTGATTCGAAAGTACAAGAAAATGTAGTAACACCGTCTGTAGCTGTTGTTTCTTCTGGAAATTCTCTTATGCAAGTAACACATTCACCTTCATCATCGTCGACATCGACATCACCCATAACATCAAATCGTTCAG GTATTATTTCTATGTCTTCCGACCGAACTACACATTCTGAAACTTCTATCTCTACGGAAAAGCGACAAAGTCACGATTGTTTGGTAGAAAATCATGAAGCAGAGTCTAAGCCGGGTGTAAAATCTAACGTATCTAATGTATCAGAAGAACCAGCCCTGGATTCGGGTAAGTCGG GCGCTATAGAAGGCGAGGAACATCTACTAGCTACATTGGAAATGGAAGCTAGTAAACACGAAGAGGAATTACTGGCTGAAGCGTTATTATTACAAGAAGAACTTGGAGTCGACTTGGCTGAACAT GCTGCGCTTGTAGAACAAGGAGGAAGCGTTGCATCGGAGTCAATAACTTCAAATAACATGCTTATTCCTTCTTTGATCACATCCGAACAAGAAGGTGCTAAATCGCTGGATGCTTCTGCGACAATAATCGTAACAACAACTATGACAAGCACAGCAACAGTTGCAACGGTGGCAACAACTAGCGCGAATACAAATGAACTGAAAGAGACAGGGAAAAAGTTTGTCAAAGAGGATAAGGAACCTATTCAAATTATTCGTGGTGGGCGAGTAATTACGTTACCTCCCATCGAAGCACCAGCTACCAGAAGCAAACGATTACAAAACAAAAGTACAGAATCTGTTCAAAAATCATTTGAACCTGCCAAGCGGATGGAGAAGCACGG TGtacaaacaatgcaacaaaGGGCATCGTCGCAGTCTATCAAACACGAAATTCGTGCGAATATAGATCAAGGCGAGAAAAATGAATGCGCAATTCGGGCTGAAGAGGAAAATATAGAGGAGGAAGCcgaagaagaggaggatgaagaggaggaagatacaaaagagaaagagcggAAACAGGTCGGTgatgaagatgaagaagaggaagaagaggaggaggaggaggataATTCAGATTCAGAAGATGATCCTGATAGACTTTGGTGTATATGCAAAAGACCGCATAACAATCGTTTCATGATTTGTTGTGATGTATGCGAAGACTGGTTTCATGGAAAATGCGTACATGTCAGCAAAGCAATGG GTCAACAAATGGAGGAGAAAGGAATAGAATGGGTTTGTCCAAATTGCGCTAAAAAGAAGGACGACGAGACAAAAGCTAAATTGAGTACCCAGAATGCTTCTGGAAAGCAACGGATTCAATCCGACACTGTATTTGAGAATACAAAAAACCTCCCTATGGTTAATCAGAGTTCAACTACTGGAGAAACATCGCCTTTGATACAATCTGGTTGTGACTATGGTGGTGTTCAATATTCTAGTAATATGCAATGTGTCGTTTGTAAGAAAGAAGCAAGAAACTCGAGCATTTACTGTTCCGACGCATGTATACTTGCACATGCCCAAGAAACATTGACCAAAGACAAACCAATACCAGGACCAACAATTAGTCCAAAAGGAACAAGGTCGTCACCGTTCGACCCTGCTTCAAAGTCGAAACCCGATGCTCGAGTTATCGTTTTTGAGAGGAAAAGTGGAAGGATATTAACTG GTTCAGACGCTCCTACAAGATCAAATTTGCGTACATGGTTAAAGGAACATCCTACGTTTGAAGTGGTTGGGACGAATAATCTTGGTGCACTGCAAATAGGGAAAACGATTACTACTATTCAAACACAAATACCTGGTAAAACA ACAAAGTCTGCACTACTGTCACCCGCAAAAGGACAGAATCTTCCGAAGATGACGTACGCAAAAGTACCAGGTTCTAAGCAAATGATCTTGACAgcaggaaataaaaaatttacactTATCTCTGGTGGACAACAGCAGCAGCTACAactacagcaacaacaactacagcagcagcagcagcagcaacaacaacaacaacaacaacaacagcaaactCAACCGACAAGTACAAAATCAATACAAATGAAACAAACGTTATTGTCAGCGTCAAACAAGAGTCCTTTGTTATTAAAAACGACAAAATTGATTACTCAACCACAAATAAAGCAATTGGGTGTTGCTGTGTCACCGAAGCAAACACCAAATGCAAAGAAACAAGAGGCAAAACAGGCAGTCGTACAATCGAAACAACAGCAGATTAAACCAAGTCCACCAAGAAAACCTGAGACAGAACCTATAAgattaaatatacgaaaaaCTTTAACAGAATTGTTATCTAGCCgtataaaagaaacagaagattTGAAACTTACAGACGAGGAAATAGCGGACCTAGCTTATAATATCGAATTAgagttatataaatatttcaaagacaCCGGTGCAAAGTACAAAGCCAAATACAGAAGTCtcgtatttaatataaaagatacgaAGAATCTAACATTGTTTAGAAAGATAGCTGATAGATCGTTGACGCCGGATGCGGTGGTACGGTTAAGTCCTGATGAAATGGCCAGTCAAGAATTGGCTGAATggagggagaaagagacgaAGCATCAGTTAGAAATGATTAAGAAAAACGAATTAGATTTAATGGCTCAGGCTAAATCTATCGTCGTTAAAACGCACAAAGGTGAACAAATAATCGAGAACGATGGCGGTATCGATCATGTGGATCCAAAAACTCCTGTGCAAGATATCGTGACTGCATTGAACAGTGCTGACAGCATAAGTTCGACCGTGGATGATATGGAGAAAGATTTAGAGAAGGCAATCGACGAGGAAAGATTAAAAAGCAAGGAAGATGCGAAAAAATTGAGGAACTTGGATGataagaaaaggaaggaaaaggacAAAGATAGAGGtagggagaaagaaagagataaggagaaagaaaggggAAAGGAGAAGGAGAGTAATCGTTCAAAGGGTGCGAGCGATCGACGTGGTAGAAGTATCAGTAGAAGTAGACATAAACACGGTAGAGACGATAGGGAACGTAGTAAAACTAGAGAGAAAAGCAGAGAACGGAGGTCTCGAGATAAAGAAGGGAAGCGTGAACGAGAAAAAGATCGTGATAAGGAAAAAGAACGGGATCGTGAACGAGATCGAGAGAGGTCCAGAACTAGAGATCGGGAGAAATTGAAGGTCCGTGAAAAAAGTAGCAGAGATAAAGCTAAGCAAAAGGAGAAGGacagggagaaagagaaggaacgGGAACGACACAGaagtaatgaaaatattttgagaaGTCGCAATAGTAATTTTGCTTATTCcgaattgaaaaatgttgatAAAAGAGAagacgagaagaaaagagagatggaaaagaaagaggaattgTCAGGTTTAACGGGAACATCGGCCGGAAAATCTATCGAAGATCGGCTTTGGCGGCATATCGAAGACGAAGCAACTACCAACATCATCGATGGAAATGATTCCGACGTGTCGGACAGAGAACCTTCTTCAACGGTTAATATCAAAACACCAGACATTAACGAAGAAGTTGATAGAGAAAGGGAACAAGAATCATCATCGACTGTCGAGGGTGAAACTCCTAAAGCAGGAGGATGGCAAACGGTTTGGAGGGGTTTCGTTAACATGGTGGATGTTGCAAAATTCTTCATCACCGCGCAAGAGGTGAGTGGTCATGCGAAAGATCTGATGGACGACCTACCAGATACAGTCGACGTTGTTGGTCGAATAAGTCACGAAACTGTTTGGGATTATATCTCGAAGATGAAGAAGACCGGTTCGAAAGAGATTTTGGTAATTCGACTTACCGCAGCGAATGACGAAGAAAAGATTCCGTACATAACACTGTATAGTTATTTGAACAGTAGAAGTCGACTTGGAGTCGTTGGAAATGTTTCTAAGAATATAaaggatttttatataatgcCATTTTCAAGTCAAAGCACGATACCTCAAGTTCTATTACCTTTGAACGGGCCTGGCTTCGAGGAGCACAGACCGCATCTTCTTCTAGGAATTATTGTTCGCAACAAAAGAAAACGTCCCGCTGGCATATCATCTACAAACATACCGATGAAATTATCGAAGAAGGATACCGATCGAAGTTACACGCCACCTTTAATAGGTGCCTCGAAAGATAAGTCTAGCAATGTTAGTAACGCGACGATCATCGCATCTACCTCTGTTACCTCTACAGCGACGCCAACCATCCCGATATCGTCACCTTCCTTGGCAACCGCAACGAGTACATATCATAAAACACCGGCTACCACGGTCAGCACGACCGAGTctacgaaagaaaaacaacATCCCGTTACTCAAACCACTCTTGACAATTTAAATAGAGCACATATAGGAATGTCGAGGAGTACGTTACTCGATACCGCGACCATATGTAAAATAGTCCCCGAATTGTCGTCAAAGATCGATCTTACTTCTTCGCCTGGTAAAGTACCTCTCGAGGACGATGGCGACGAACCGTATAGTCCTGGCCAGATGGACGAGGAAGATATCGATCTTGACTTACGAAATTGTCCTACTTCGACATCAGTAACCACAGTAGCTCCGATATCTGGTTCATTGGGTATTCACGATGTTACTACGCTCGATAATGGTATCATTTCTTCCAGTAAAAATTCGACCGAACTCCAACGAAAAATGGAAGAACTAAATAGACAAATAGAAGAACAGAAGCAACAAATACAGAATATTAGTTCGTCGTTTCTCGGTGAATCAACGCCTACTTTGCCG GGTTTAGGGCTGGACCCACCGCCCAACGACGAATGCGAAGAAGCTTACAGTCCTTCGGACACGAGATCGTTTACACCACCACCACCTACGGGTATTTCAAAGTTCACTCAACCGATTCTCGAAAAAGTCTCGAACATAACGATACCTCCAAATTTACAAGAGATTTTAGCAAACGTCAAACGACAAGAGAGCTCTAAAGTAGACCCGTATTTACCTTCTAAACCTAGTGCCACGTTCTTAACTACTGCAAATTCTTCGATTTACCAAAATTCCGAAAAATATTCCTCATCGCCTGGTGTAAAACTTACTATTAGCGGATTAAATAAATCCAATTCGGAGAAACCTATAGTGGAATCGTCATCTAATCATCGAGAATCTATttcaaaagagaaagaaagtaaGGGTACTTTGAGCTCATTAAGCGATTTGgatttaattagaaaagcAGAAGAGGAACTAGCGGCCGTCGCAGCTGCATCTGCCACAGTAGTGCCAGGAAATAGGGTCACCGAAAATTCTGTTCCATCGAGTTTATCTGGAACAACAACAGCTCTTCCATCGATCATGGGAACCACTGCGTCTCCATCGTTAATCTCTCAAGCATCTGCAAATCTGTCAAGTTTAACTTCGACGGATTCTCCTACTCACGAGGGGATTCCTTACAAAAATCCCTTCCCAGAACCTTTCAAACGAAACATAGCCCCTGAACAGCCGAAACCACCAGGTCTCGAAGACGAGGATTTCCCTCCGTTTCCATCTACGCCACCAAACTTGGAAAACAATGTATCTAAAACGACATCTTCTCATTCAAAGTTCGTTCCAAAGAGCGGTATTGTGTTAAGCGTTAAACGGAAAGTTAACGACGACGTTCCTCCTACTTCTCCTTCCACTTCGAGCAAAATAATAAGAGTAAAATCTCGATGGGGTCAGGGTCCATCGGAATCGATCGATTAG